CTCCCCCGTAAATCAGAGAGGCAATGTATTATAGGAAGAGAAGaaccaaaagaagagagaacctGGCTTAGGGATGACTGTAGTGTCGTCTTAAAGGCCGAGAAGGGCCTGGCTCTTAGGATTGTGTCTGATACAGCACAGCTGAAGAGTGGACACCCTTCACCTGCTGCtggtttctctcccttcctttggcGTTTCCCCTCTCATTATATCTCTGGACGTAACCACATCTGCGCCCCCCCGCGCCCCCCATGTTGGTCTTGCTGGTCACAGTTGAAGATTTTGACTGTGATGGGCTCATACTCATATGGCCTGCTGTTGAGTTGTTTTTAGTAACAGCTTTTGTTTGCTACACCTCATTGGCTTGCTTACCAATGCCAGTTTGATATGGTCCCCTCTTTCATATCCAAACCAGAACACATTTGGGTATTCCTGAGACTTTATAGAGCGTGTACTGTTTGTTATACGAACCTAACCTACCTTGTTGTTTTCTCATATTAAGAAATGTAAATCTACTTTGCTTAAGTGGAGCTATTTTGGTAATGTTTAAGCAATTTTGGTTCTGTTTAGGGAGGGAATTCAAGATTTCCATCACTTGATTTGGGCTTTGCTAATTTAATAtcagtaataaaataattttaatttaaataaaacatttcttttttctctcactgTGTCTGTGATTAAAGGCTcgctcccccatccccccaattactaagaaaaaaatctgctttgATCCCTATTTTTATGGACTCCTTCCTCCTTTTGAATGCAAAGCCTAACAGATGGTGGACAGAAAGTAACTTGAAGAATCTGCCTGAAGACCCGCCCAATTTGGCCTGAAGAAATGAAGGCTGTTTTGACATGTGCAGGGTGGGAAGGGAGCAGGATGAGGGAAGAGTGAGCCCCTGCCTCTGTATCAACCAGAGAAGTTCCACTTAcgcctgttttttattttgagattcaaTATAAAAGCATGTTTACAAGAAATATTCCAATGTCttcgggaaaaaaaaaaggaaaggcttGAAATCCATTTAAAGATAAGGGGTCATATAGGGAGGGGCTGGGCTTTTTtcacacacaggaaaaaaaatttttaatagctgTACATGACCGCTAGATTCTgggattacacacacacacacacacacacacacacacacacacacacaatctgggTGGCCTTTCCTCTCAGGAGGAAAAAAGCTTAGCTCATTTACAAATATGGTAAGATGATTTTCTCATTtccaaagtgaaagggaaaattttgtatcctggagcAGAGCTGGGTTTTCTTATCTTTGAACTGGGACCAAATAGTGAGTATTATCTTTGTCTCTCCTTTTACAATAGTTTCCAGAAGgtacaaaaattaatatttgcaCACAGTGGATCTTAACTTTGGGAGAGGCCAGGAATCCCCttgagaaagattaaaaaataataataatacattttttaggAGGTTCATTGACCATCCCTTCCCCCAAGCCAATCCATGAACCAAGTTAattacacccccccacacacaataaATCATTTTCCAAGTGTCTTCAAACAAGACATCATTAGGGAATGGACACCATGGTAGACGGTGGGAAGATCAGGAAATTTGATGCTAGACAGACATAAATTTGAGACCTTGCTCTGCAACATAAAAATGATACAGCAAATGCCCTTGGAAACTTCATCTGTAAGAGGAGGATCGTGATATCCATTTGGCAGTGTTCTTGTATTAGAAATAATGTAGACAACCGCACAAGAACGCAATACATCTTAGATGTTAACAAAGAATGCAATTCCAGCAGCAGTGCAGTGTGGCTCATGGGTTTCTTACTGACTTGTTTTGGCCACTACCAATCACCATCGTCCATGCATCCTCAGTGGCTGTCACTCTTGTCGCAACTGTGCTTAGTGTCCCACAGAATGGCAGTGCCTTTGGGTACCTAGCCCAGGGTCTGGCATACGGTTTTGTTCTTAAACACTGTTTAGAGGGATGTTGAGCCCATCACAGGTACTGGTTCATCATGTCTCCCCACAGCCAACCCTCAGTTCCCATTGGTATTGGTGAAACTCTGACCTTCAGCTTGGTTTGTGAAGTGCCCCCTCAGACATTTTCCCTCCTAACAGCAAATGAGACACAAGGGATCCttggactttttaaaatctttcattatGTGACATCTAGATGGGCCCTGGCCTCTCGGTCAGCACCACATCCCTGAGGTCAGCTCCATTTCCTGCACTGCCCTGATATTCCAGCTCCCATCTTCAGTGAGAGGAGGCTACAATTCTGAAGCAGACAGCTTGGCATTTAAGCATTGGTCCCCCTGGGCCAGTGTGGGGAGGGAATGGAAGTGGACGTTCCTTTTAGGACAGGTGGCCAAAGGGTAGGAGACTGAATGTATCAGCATCGGGGGTAGGTTACACAGCGAGAGGGCAAAGGGCACCTCCCGAAAAAAGGGAATCGGGAGTCGGGAGCTGGCCTGGGGCCGCAGCACCGAGGAAGGTAGGGGCTGCTGTGGGATCAGCTGCACTGCAAattgcagggggctgggggcctcCACCTTGGGGCTGCTGTCTTGAGTAGCATAGCTCCTGCTCTCAGGGACGTCCAACTCCCACGGGTGATCTGAATTCTGGGTGTCAGTCTCGGTCTTGGTGGCATCAGGGGGAGGACCCGTGTTGATGGCTGCGTTCATGCCATAGTGCCGTCGCTTGTTAATCCAGTACAACAGTGGACTGTAGGTAAATGTGGCTGCTCGCATCACCTCCATCCACTCCTGGGCACGCTCTTCCCGCTGCAGGTTCTTCCTCCAGTGCAGAAAGAGAATGCAGCTGCCGGTTATCACAGAACACAGCCCCAGGAATCCAAAGTACAGTGACACCCACACTAAGGAAggcaataagaaaaaaagcaagctgGCTGATAGCTGTAGCTTGGGGTCTCAGCTGTTTCTCATTCCTCTCCTTAGCCCTTTCACCAATCATTCCCTCCACTTAACCActctctccattccttccttttctcctcattGAGTGGCCTCATCATTCTTTTATTCGTCAAAGCAGGATTTCCAGGGAGTTTAAGAGGCCACCTTTCGCtcttcacagataaggaaagcTAGGTCTAGAGGGGCACGACCTACCCAGGGTTACTCAAGCCTCTGGTTCCCAACCCTGGCCCCATCCGATCCATCAGAATGAGAAGCCTCACTAAAAGCAAAgcccatcaagaaagtaaaagttTACCAGTCGACGGGACACCAATGCCCCATCCCATTCCACCACACCCCTAACCATTCAGCTGTGATGTCCTGGGGTATTTGTGGTACCCCCTCTGGGCCGTCAGAGAGACATGGTCTATGCCCTCAAGAAATCCATAGTTTTCTAGAGGAAACCCTGTCCTAACTCTTAGCGTGCTTCCACACAGGCAGCCATCACCCCCATCCATGCAAAAGGTCTTCCCTGAGTGCCCCCAAGCCTAGGGCATAACGCAAGGGGCAGGGATTTGGGGAGGGAGCACATTTACCACCAGGGAGGCTGAGGCCCTCCCTTTGGGAATCCATAAGGTCAAACCTTGGTACCTAGCTGGCCGATGGCTCTGGGGAGAGGGAGCTCACCTACCCATCTGTCTAGCCAATAGGAGTCCCCAGAATGCCCAGACCCCATTGTTCCCTAAAGGTGGGTCACTGAGTTCTGAACACTGAGCATCCAAGGGCAATGCTTGTGAAGTCGAATGGAAGGAACAGACTCCACCAGTGGTGTTTCCTAGGCATAGTGCATCTCTACTGCTTCTACTAGGGACTGACCCACCCTCTGAATTGTCTGTCCCCTACCTCTGACCCACAGAGCAGCCCCCAGAAAAGGGCCCTAGATTCCTCAGGGGCTTATTTTGTCCCAAGGCTTTAAGGAACAGTTgatggatccctgggcagggagcacCCAGAGCAGTGGGCAGCCCTGCCGTCAAGTCTGCTATGACTGACTTGTCAGGAGACAACCCGCTCAAGGGAGCTATGTGGTCAACACCTCCTTCCTTGGCTCTTacaatttctcttttgtttcattaCCTTCCTTAAACAAGTATTGGCAAGTGCTTCCGGGGCATCAGGCCCTATGGGAGCTCCCCACCATCTGGCCCTACATCTCTTTTCagcttctccttcctccccatccttCACACACCTTTCCCTTCTGACCAGACCCTGCTTAACAGACCCTGCTTATTCACATCTCTGGAGCTTTGCTCACACTGCTCCTCCACCTAGGAGggcccctccccactctccccgCACTGAACACCTGCTTatccttcaaggctcagctcaacACCCCCTACTCTGTGACGAAGTTCTTTCAGTTGCCTTCCCAGAATCACACCGTCTCCAGTTTGAAGGCACTTTGAGAGTTGTCTAGTCCAACTCCCAGCACATGATCGAGCCCTAGAGGCAGATCTCCCCTACCCAGCACTAATAAAGGGGGGAATTGCTTGGGTCATGGACTTGCCCACACCTCCTGAAGCAGCTTGATCCATTTATGGGCAGCTCAGTTAGAAAGCCCTCCCCTAACTAAACCCACGTCAGCCTCCCTGAAGGTTGCACCACTAGGCCTAGCTCAGCTTCTGGGCACCATCTAAGTACTTCCCTCTTTAAGCCCCCAGCATGGGACTTGGGGCACTAATGAGCACAGATTTCTCTCCAGGTTCCACTTACTCTGGGCTCTACCTCACTGGCTTCTGCTTTTCAGTATCCTTTGCTagcttctcttcttttccctgaTCTCTAAATGTCAGGTGCCCTAGGGCTCAGTCCTCAGCCCTCTGTCCACATTCATTCCCTCAGTGATCTCACCCAGACTCATGGCTTTAAATAGCATATCTACCATATCTACACTGTCAACTCCCAACGTTGTACCTCCAGCCCAGACCAGTCCTCAGGACTTTAGACTCATACTCCCAAAAGCCTGGCTGACATCCCTCCTTGCCAGTCTGTTAAGTTATCTCAAACTACCATGTCCAAAATCAAACTCTTGATGGTCCATCTCCAAAACCTACTCCAGCCTTCTACTCTCTGTAAGTGGCAACTCTCTCTCTCCAGTTGTCCAGGCCAAAAACCTGACAGTCACCCTTGACTCCCTTCATTCTCTCACACCCACATTCACTACAGTAGCAAAATCTTTAGGCTTTGCTTTCAAAACATACCCAGAATCTGACCATTTTTCCATCACCATCACTTTAATACACATACCACCCTCTTTCACCTGGTCTCCCTTTAGAGTGATCCACCATCCctgtttgcctgggactgagggaGTTTCCAGGACATAGGACTTTTAATGCTAAAATCAGGAAAATCCCAGGTAAACTAGGACAAATTAATCACCCTTGGGAGAGCTTGCATCCTTGTCCCCCACGCCCTATATTCCACCAGCAATCAGAATgagccttttttattttattatacatttttatttgtttatttatttatttttggctgtgttgggtcttcactgctatgtgcaggctttctctagttgctgcaagcggacgctactcttcgttgtggtgcgtgggcttctcattgaagtggcttctcttgttgcggagcacgggctctaagtgcggGCTTTGGTAgctgtgactcacaggctctagacacagtctcagtagttgtggcacacaggcttagtcgctccacgacatgttggatcttcccagaccagggatc
This genomic stretch from Kogia breviceps isolate mKogBre1 chromosome 1, mKogBre1 haplotype 1, whole genome shotgun sequence harbors:
- the TEX38 gene encoding testis-expressed protein 38 codes for the protein MDSQREGLSLPGVWVSLYFGFLGLCSVITGSCILFLHWRKNLQREERAQEWMEVMRAATFTYSPLLYWINKRRHYGMNAAINTGPPPDATKTETDTQNSDHPWELDVPESRSYATQDSSPKVEAPSPLQFAVQLIPQQPLPSSVLRPQASSRLPIPFFREVPFALSLCNLPPMLIHSVSYPLATCPKRNVHFHSLPTLAQGDQCLNAKLSASEL